In a genomic window of Brassica rapa cultivar Chiifu-401-42 chromosome A10, CAAS_Brap_v3.01, whole genome shotgun sequence:
- the LOC103845098 gene encoding IAA-amino acid hydrolase ILR1-like 2 precursor (The RefSeq protein has 5 substitutions compared to this genomic sequence), which yields MAILNNLLLFTLTFQLLFSLRISSESSHTTGDASQFPKKFLELAKTPEVFDWMVRIRRKIHENPELGYQEFETSKLIRSELDIIGVKYRYPVAVTGVIGYIGTGEPPFVALRADMDALTMQEGVEWEHKSKVAGKMHACGHDGHVAMLLGAAKLLQQHRHVLQGTVVLIFQPAEEGLGGAKKMIEEGALKLVEAIFGIHLTNRVPLGNASSRPGSMLAGTSFFEAVITGKGGHAAIPQHTVDPIIAASSVVLSLQHLVSRETDPLDSKVVTVSKVNGGNAFNVIPDSVTIGGTLRAFTSFSQLEQRVKEVITKQATVQRCNASVNLRPNGKEPLPPTVNDVGLYKQFKNMVGDLLGEESFVEASPIMGGEDFSYFAEAIPGHFAFLGMQDESKSYASAHSSLYRVNEDALPYGAAVHASMAVQYLKDKKASKGSDTPKGFHDEL from the exons aTGGCTATTCTCAACAACCTTTTGCTCTTCACTTTGACTTTCCAACTTCTCTTCTCACTTCACGTTTCATCGGAATCTTCCCACACCACCGGCGATGCATCTCAATTCCCGAAGAAGTTCCTCGAACTCGCGAAAACTCCGGGGGTTGTCGATTGGATGGTGAGAATCAGAAGGAAGATCCACGAGAATCCGGAGCTAGGTTACCAAGAATTCGAGACCAGCAAACTCATTCGATCAGAGCTGGACATCATCGGAGTCAAGTACAGGTACCCCGTCGCTGTGACCGGCGTGATTGGCTACATCGGCACCGGAGAACCTCCGTTCGTCGCGCTGAGAGCTGACATGGATGCGTTGACTATGCAG GAAGGTGTTGAGTGGGAGCACAAGAGCAAAGTTGCTGGTAAAATGCACGCTTGTGGACACGACGGCCATGTTGCTATGCTTCTTGGTGCTGCTAAGCTTCTTCAACAACATCTCCACGTGTTACAG GGAACTGTGGTGCTTATCTTCCAGCCAGCTGAAGAAGGTTTGGGTGGAGCGAAGAAGATGATTGAAGAAGGAGCTTTGAAGCTTGTTGAAGCCATTTTCGGGATTCATCTTACCAACCGGGTTCCCCTTGGCAACGCTTCTTCGCGTCCAGGTTCCATGCTGGCTGGTACTTCATTCTTTGAAGCTGTAATCACGGGGAAAGGAGGTCATGCTGCCATCCCGCAACATACAGTAGATCCAATTATTGCAGCTTCAAGTGTTGTCCTCAGTCTTCAACATTTGGTCTCACGTGAAACCGACCCTTTGGATTCAAAG GTGGTTACAGTTTCTAAGGTTAACGGAGGCAATGCCTTCAATGTTATCCCTGACTCTGTGACAATAGGAGGAACTCTCCGAGCCTTCACCAGTTTTTCTCAGCTTGAACAGAGAGTCAAAGAG GTTATTACCAAGCAAGCAACAGTTCAGAGGTGCAATGCATCCGTGAATCTAAGACCAAACGGTAAAGAACCACTCCCACCAACTGTGAACGATGTTGGATTATACAAGCAGTTCAAGAACATGGTGGGAGATTTGTTGGGTGAAGAGTCATTTGTGGAAGCATCGCCTATTATGGGAGGAGAAGACTTCTCCTACTTTGCGGAAGCAATCCCTGGCCATTTCGCTTTCCTTGGAATGCAAGATGAGAGTAAAAGTTATGCCTCGGCTCATTCGTCACTTTATAGAGTCAACGAGGATGCACTTCCTTACGGCGCTGCAGTCCATGCGTCCATGGCCGTACAGTACCTCAAAGACAAGAAGGCATCTAAAGGATCCGATACACCAAAAGGCTTTCATGACGAACTTTGA
- the LOC103845099 gene encoding 40S ribosomal protein S30, translating into MGKVHGSLARAGKVRGQTPKVAKQDKKKKPRGRAHKRLQHNRRFVTAVVGFGKKRGPNSSEK; encoded by the exons ATGG GCAAAGTTCACGGTTCTTTGGCACGTGCCGGTAAGGTGAGAGGACAAACACCGAAGGTAGCGAAGCaagataagaagaagaaacccaGAGGACGTGCTCACAAGCGTCTTCAGCACAATCGCCGTTTCGTTACCGCCG TTGTTGGTTTCGGTAAGAAGAGAGGACCCAACTCTTCTGAGAAGTAG
- the LOC103845103 gene encoding malate dehydrogenase 3, cytoplasmic codes for MEVVGGEVDYTFVIQKSLVLLLCVVLSWKMIVYMCNLLKIEKEPIRVLVTGAAGNIGYAIAPMIARGMMLGQDQPMILHLLDIEPASKSLEAVKMELQDSAFPLLHGVFATTNIDEACKGVNIAIMIGGFARKEGMERRDVMSKNAVIFKAQASALERYASDDCKVLVVANPANTNALILKEFAPSIPEENITCLTRLDHNRAQARLAEKLSVPVSSVKNVIVWGNHSSTQYPDSNHATVSTKTGDQPVRELLVADQKWLKNEFSTEVQQRGAEILRARRQSSALSAASAACDHIHDWFLGTPKGSWVSMGVCSDGSYGIAPGLVYSFPVICEKGSWKIVQGLSVDEFSREKMDDSARELAEEKALAYSCLNV; via the exons ATGGAGGTCGTCGGAGGAGAAGTTGATTATACTTTTGTTATTCAGAAATCTTTGGTTCTCTTGTTATGCGTTGTACTGTCATGGAAAATGATAGTATACATGTGCAATTTGTTAAAGATTGAGAAAGAACCTATAAGGGTTCTGGTCACTGGTGCAGCAG GGAACATAGGATATGCAATTGCTCCAATGATTGCACGAGGTATGATGCTAGGTCAAGACCAACCCATGATTCTGCATTTACTTGATATAGAACCAGCTTCAAAATCACTAGAAGCTGTGAAGATGGAGCTTCAAGATTCAGCCTTCCCTCTCCTCCACGGCGTCTTCGCGACAACAAATATTGACGAAGCTTGTAAAGGTGTGAATATCGCCATAATGATCGGCGGATTCGCAAGAAAAGAAGGCATGGAAAGAAGAGATGTGATGTCAAAAAATGCAGTGATATTTAAAGCTCAAGCTTCGGCTCTAGAGCGATATGCATCTGATGATTGCAAGGTTCTCGTTGTAGCAAACCCAGCGAACACAAATGCCCTGATTTTAAAAGAGTTTGCACCGTCGATCCCGGAAGAAAACATCACTTGCCTGACTCGGCTCGATCATAACCGAGCTCAAGCTCGCCTTGCGGAGAAGCTAAGTGTTCCCGTGAGCAGCGTGAAGAACGTGATCGTCTGGGGAAACCATTCTTCAACACAGTATCCAGACAGCAATCATGCAACGGTCTCTACAAAGACCGGAGATCAACCGGTGAGAGAACTACTTGTCGCTGATCAGAAATGGCTGAAGAACGAGTTTAGTACAGAAGTTCAGCAACGTGGTGCAGAGATTCTAAGGGCACGGAGACAGTCGAGTGCTTTATCAGCTGCTAGCGCAGCTTGTGACCATATTCATGATTGGTTTCTTGGAACACCGAAAGGAAGTTGGGTTTCTATGGGTGTTTGTTCTGATGGCTCTTACGGTATAGCACCCGGTTTGGTTTACTCGTTTCCGGTTATCTGCGAGAAAGGGAGTTGGAAGATCGTACAAGGACTAAGTGTTGACGAGTTCTCCAGAGAGAAAATGGACGACTCTGCAAGAGAGCTAGCTGAAGAGAAGGCCTTAGCTTATTCATGTCTCAATGTATAG
- the LOC103845101 gene encoding 60S ribosomal protein L31-3, with amino-acid sequence MSEKKGRKEEVVTREYTINLHRRLHSCTFKKKAPKAIKEIRKFAEKAMGTKDVRVDVKLNKQIWSRGIRGPPRRIRVRVARKRNDDEDAKEEFFSLVTVAEIPAEGLSGLGTKVIDEED; translated from the exons ATGTCTGAGAAAAAAGGAAGGAAAGAGGAAGTGGTGACCAGAGAGTACACCATCAACCTCCACAGACGCCTTCACAGCTG TACCTTTAAGAAGAAGGCACCAAAGGCCATCAAGGAGATAAGGAAGTTTGCAGAGAAAGCCATGGGGACAAAGGACGTTAGAGTAGACGTTAAGTTGAACAAGCAGATATGGAGCAGAGGTATCAGAGGACCTCCAAGGAGGATTAGGGTCCGTGTTGCTCGCAAGAGAAACGACGATGAAGACGCAAAGGAAGAGTTTTTCTCACTTGTCACCGTTGCTGAGATCCCTGCCGAAGGACTCAGTGGACTTGGCACAAAGGTCATTGACGAGGAGGATTGA
- the LOC103845100 gene encoding asparagine--tRNA ligase, cytoplasmic 1: MGGDIPPPVDQLAAVSLTSDEASSSTVQKARFSDRVRIQSILGRPDGGAGLAGQKVRISGWVKTGREQGKGAFAFLEVNDGSCPANLQVMVDASVSDLSKLIATGTCVTVDGCLKLPPEGKGTKQKIELSVVEVVDVGTVDPGTYPIPKTKLTLERLREFLHLRARTNSISAIARIRHALAIATHTFFDEEGFLYVQTPIITTSDCEGAGEMFQVTTLISTTEKLERELIENPPPTEADVEAARVVVKERGEAVAELKAAKASKEAILASVAELNDAKANLAATEARSRLKPGLPKVDGKIDYSQDFFGRQAFLTVSGQLQVETYACGLSDVYTFGPTFRAENSHTSRHLAEFWMVEPELAFADLEDDMNCAEAYVKYMCKWLLEKRYDDMELMAKNFDKGCIDRLKLVASTPFGRLTYTEAIKILEEAVAKGKKFDNDVEWGIDLASEHERYLTEVVFQKPLIVYNYPKGIKAFYMRLNDDGKTVAAMDVLVPKVGELIGGSQREERIDVIMERLEEIGLPVEPYEWYLDLRRYGTAKHSGFGLGFERMVLFATGMDNIRDVIPFPRYPGRADL; the protein is encoded by the exons ATGGGTGGAGACATTCCGCCGCCGGTAGATCAACTAGCCGCCGTCTCACTAACCAGCGACGAAGCCTCCTCTTCAACGGTGCAGAAAGCACGGTTTTCCGATCGGGTCCGCATCCAATCGATCTTGGGCCGACCCGACGGAGGAGCCGGACTCGCGGGTCAGAAGGTCCGAATCAGCGGGTGGGTCAAAACCGGGAGGGAGCAAGGGAAAGGGGCTTTCGCTTTCCTCGAGGTGAACGATGGGTCGTGCCCGGCGAACCTCCAGGTTATGGTGGACGCTTCCGTATCGGATCTCTCAAAGCTGATCGCGACGGGGACTTGCGTGACCGTCGATGGGTGTTTGAAGCTTCCTCCGGAAGGTAAAGGAACGAAGCAGAAGATTGAGCTTAGCGTTGTGGAGGTGGTTGATGTGGGGACTGTGGATCCGGGTACGTACCCGATTCCTAAGACGAAGCTTACTCTTGAGAGGCTGAGAGAGTTTCTTCATCTTCGTGCAAGAACCAACTCG ATCTCAGCTATTGCAAGAATCCGTCACGCGCTTGCTATTGCTACACACACcttctttgatgaagaaggTTTCCTTTACGTTCAGACTCCGATCATCACCACTAGTGACTGCGAAGGAGCTGGTGAGATGTTCCAAGTGACGACGTTGATCAGTACAACTGAGAAGCTTGAGAGAGAACTCATTGAGAACCCTCCTCCTACGGAGGCCGACGTTGAAGCTGCGAGGGTCGTTGTCAAGGAGAGAGGCGAAGCTGTGGCGGAGCTCAAAGCTGCTAAAGCGAGCAAGGAAGCGATCCTCGCTTCCGTTGCTGAGCTCAATGATGCGAAGGCGAATTTAGCCGCGACTGAAGCGAGGTCAAGGCTCAAGCCTGGTTTGCCTAAAGTCGATGGGAAGATTGATTACTCGCAAGATTTCTTCGGTCGCCAAGCTTTCTTGACAGTCTCTGGTCAATTGCAAGTGGAGACTTATGCTTGTGGTCTTAGCGATGTGTACACGTTTGGTCCCACTTTCAGGGCGGAGAACTCTCACACCTCAAGGCATCTCGCTGAGTTCTGGATGGTTGAGCCTGAGTTAGCCTTTGCTGATCTTGAG GACGATATGAACTGCGCAGAAGCATATGTGAAATACATGTGCAAGTGGCTGCTTGAGAAACGTTATGATGATATGGAACTCATGGCTAAGAACTTCGACAAGGGATGCATTGACAGGCTAAAGCTTGTTGCCTCGACTCCCTTTGGTCGTCTAACGTACACGGAAGCGATAAAGATACTTGAGGAAGCTGTGGCTAAAGGAAAGAAGTTTGATAACGATGTGGAATGGGGTATCGACTTAGCATCTGAGCAcgaaag ATACTTGACAGAGGTTGTGTTTCAGAAGCCTCTTATTGTGTACAACTACCCGAAAGGAATCAAAGCTTTCTACATGAGACTTAACGACGATGGAAAGACAGTTGCTGCCATGGATGTCCTCGTTCCAAAG GTCGGAGAACTCATTGGTGGAAGCCAAAGGGAAGAACGTATTGACGTCATCATGGAAAG GCTTGAGGAGATTGGTCTACCAGTAGAGCCATACGAGTGGTACTTGGACTTGCGACGTTACGGAACAGCGAAGCATTCAGGGTTTGGACTTGGGTTCGAGCGTATGGTTCTGTTTGCTACGGGGATGGACAACATCAGAGACGTTATTCCCTTCCCTCGCTATCCTGGAAGAGCTGATCTTTGA